The Streptomyces sp. R28 region GTCAACTACCGCGGCTCGACGGGCTACGGGCGCGCGTGGACGGACGCGCTCAAGCACCGGGTGGGGCTGATCGAGCTGGAGGACATCGCGGCGGTGCGGGAGTGGGCGGTGACGTCCGGCCTCGCCGATCCGGCCCGCCTGATCCTGACCGGCGGTTCGTGGGGCGGCTACCTCACCCTCCTCGGCATCGGCACCCAGCCGCACGCGTGGACCCTGGGCATCGCGGCGGTCCCGGTCGCCGACTACGTCACGGCGTACCACGACGAGATGGAGTCACTGAAGGCCCTGGACCGCACCCTGCTGGGCGGCACACCGGAGGAGGTGCCGGAGCGCTTCGAGGCGTCGTCACCGCTGACGTACGTCGACCAGGTCACGGCGCCGGTCTACATCTCGGCAGGCGTGAACGACCCGCGCTGCCCGATCCGGCAGATCGACAACTATGTGAAGCGGCTGGAGGCCCGGGAGGCGGTCCACGAGGTGTACCGCTACGACGCCGGGCACGGCTCGCTGGTGGTGGACGAGCGGATCAAGCAGGTGCGGCTGGAACTGGACTTCGCGGAGCGCCACTTGAAGGTGCCGCACCAGCCGTAGTCCGGTTCGGCGTGGCCGGGGGCCGCGAGCCCCCGGCCTACGCTCCCGCCCGCTCCCGCGACCGCCGCCCCAGCAGCTCCGCCAACCCCCGCCGCGTGGCGGCCAGTACCACCCGGTCCTCCTTGTGGAGGACGTAGTCGTCGGACAGGTCCCACACCCACCCCGGCGCACCGCCCGCCCGGCCGTCCTCGTACGCCTCCTCCACCGCCGGTTCCTCCCGGCGATCGTCGCGGCGTTCGTCCCGCCCGGTCCGGTCCAGCGCCAGCACCCGCCAGGCACCCGCCTGGAAGGCCTGGCCGACGGTCTTGTCCTCCAGTTGCGGATGACCGGCCACGTCCATCGCCGCGAACAGCAGCACCCGCCGCTCGACGGGAATGGCCCCCAGGATCTGACGGCCCATCATCGCCCCGGCGAACGCGGGCGCGGCCAGATGCGTCACGCTCCGGCTGCGGGTGGACGCGTAGGGGTGCGCGGCACGCAGGGTGCGGTAGACGGCGGTGGCGAAGTCGTCGTCGTACAGGCGCAGGACCACGCGGAGGTCGGGGCGGACGGAGCGCGCGTACAGGGCGGCTTCGAGGTTGGTCGTGTCCGCGCTGGTCACGGCCAGCAGCGCGTGCGCACGGTGGATCTTGGCCGCCTCCAGGACGCCTTCCTGAGTGACGTCCCCGAGCACCACCGGCACCCGCAGCCGGCGCGCCGTCGCCAGCCCGCGCGCGTCGGGGTCGGCCTCGACGCACACCACGGGGATGTGCAGTTCCCGCAGCCGCGTCAGCACCCGGGTGCCGATCTTGCCCAGTCCGAGCAGAACCACATGGCCGCCCAGCCCACGCGGCGGTTTGCGCAGGGCGGACGCGGTACGGAACGTGCCCAGTGCCTCCAGCACCGCCGCCAGCAGTACCGGAAGCAGCAGCAGACCCATCAGCCCGGACAGGAGCTGGAGGATCTGACGGGCCAGGCTCTGGTGGAGCGCGGGTTCGTTGATGGCGAAGAGGTCGAGGAGGGTCATGTAGGTGGCGTACAGGGGGTGTTCCCCGGTCACCACCATCAGCGCCACGGCCAGCGCCGCCACACACCCCACCAGTCCGGCCAGCGACCACCGCAACCGCCGCGAGAACAGCGAGGCGAACGACGGTACGACGCCCCGCCCTCCGCGGTTCGACGGCATCGACGGGCCGGCGTACGACACCTGCTCCAGGAGGACCGTGCCACGCCCTCTGGCCCCCTGCACCGCAGCCGCGTCCGGCAGCAGCAGCGGGCCCTGCTCGCCACCGCCGTCCGAACCGTCCGAACCGCCTGTTCCGGACGGGCCGTTGACGGTCGTGGACAGCAGGGCCAGCGTGACCAGCCCGGAAGGAGGCGCCTGACCGGGCCGCAGCGGAGGGCGTTCCACCGCGCGCAGCAGCAGGCCGTCCGTCTGCACGACCTTGGTGGTGCCGGCGACGGCGGAGGCGGCCAGCGCGGGGGCGGCCGTATCGGCGTCGGACAGGACGGTCGTGGAGGCGTCCAGACCGGCGTCGTCGGCACCCGTCGCCAACGTGGCCGCCTGGTCGAGGAGTTCCTCGATGTGCTGGCCCAACCGGCGGTTGTAGAGGCGCAGGACGAGTCGGAGGCGGGGGTTGAGGCGGCGGGCGGTGAGGGCGGCGCGGATGTTGGTCTCGTCGTCCTCATAGACGAGGGCGAGCGCGGCGGCCCGTTCCACGCCCGCGTCGGCGAACGCCTCCTCGGTGGCCTCGGCGGCCTCCACCACCCGTACGTTCCCGGTGGGTTCGCCGGCGCCGCCGACCCCGCCGCCCGCCCGGTTCACGGCCGCGGTCACCACCCGGTCGAGCAGCGCCGCCGACGCGGCCCGGGCCCGGCCCACGACCGGTGGCCGTAC contains the following coding sequences:
- a CDS encoding NAD-binding protein produces the protein MVVCGDDGLAHRLAAELRGVYGEQVTLVVPPSERTVRPPVVGRARAASAALLDRVVTAAVNRAGGGVGGAGEPTGNVRVVEAAEATEEAFADAGVERAAALALVYEDDETNIRAALTARRLNPRLRLVLRLYNRRLGQHIEELLDQAATLATGADDAGLDASTTVLSDADTAAPALAASAVAGTTKVVQTDGLLLRAVERPPLRPGQAPPSGLVTLALLSTTVNGPSGTGGSDGSDGGGEQGPLLLPDAAAVQGARGRGTVLLEQVSYAGPSMPSNRGGRGVVPSFASLFSRRLRWSLAGLVGCVAALAVALMVVTGEHPLYATYMTLLDLFAINEPALHQSLARQILQLLSGLMGLLLLPVLLAAVLEALGTFRTASALRKPPRGLGGHVVLLGLGKIGTRVLTRLRELHIPVVCVEADPDARGLATARRLRVPVVLGDVTQEGVLEAAKIHRAHALLAVTSADTTNLEAALYARSVRPDLRVVLRLYDDDFATAVYRTLRAAHPYASTRSRSVTHLAAPAFAGAMMGRQILGAIPVERRVLLFAAMDVAGHPQLEDKTVGQAFQAGAWRVLALDRTGRDERRDDRREEPAVEEAYEDGRAGGAPGWVWDLSDDYVLHKEDRVVLAATRRGLAELLGRRSRERAGA